A genomic stretch from Colwellia sp. Arc7-635 includes:
- the ileS gene encoding isoleucine--tRNA ligase, with translation MSDYKQTLNLPATSFAMKGNMANREPNMLKEWAEKDLYGKIRAAKKGKKSFILHDGPPYANGDIHLGHSVNKILKDIIVKSKTLSDFNAPYVPGWDCHGLPIELMVEKKVGKPGNKVSASVFREKCREYAAKQVNAQREDFKRLGVFADWDNPYRTMDFDTEANIIRSLGKIAENGHLHQGFKPVHWCTDCGSSLAEAEVEYQNKQSPAIDVKFTAVDQSIADKFDHPEAHEGEGLVSVVIWTTTPWTLPANRAVSVNADVEYTLVQCETEQGKERLILASDLVTSCMDRFGINKYHALGFCKGADLELAQLKHPFYDFTVPVILGEHVTTDSGTGCVHTAPGHGVEDFVVGKLYNLEVANPVGANGVYLEDTPLFAGQHVFKANANVVETLKEHGTLVHHHALEHSYPHCWRHKTPLIFRATPQWFISMDNKGLRADSLKEIAKTEWIPDWGQRRIESMVEGRPDWCISRQRTWGVPMALFIHQDTGALHPKSIELIETVAKRVEEKGIQAWFDLDAAELIGDDAQEYVKVPDTLDVWFDSGTTHYSVINAREEFDGIADLYLEGSDQHRGWFMSSMISSVAMNGKAPYKEVLTHGFVVDAKGHKMSKSLGNVITPKEITNTLGADILRLWTASVNYTQEITAGDEIFKRQADAYRRIRNTSRFLLSNLNGFDPKTDSIAFDDMVALDRWAVDKAAQLQAEIIAAYDEYEFHVVVHKLMNFCTTELGGFYLDIIKDRQYTAKEDSVARRSCQTAMYLIAEAMTRWMAPILSFTAQEIWQALPTPSGEPREEFVFTGVWFDGLPKTSTTSAFNNDYWNELLLVRTEVNKALENARKEKQVGKTLEAAVTLYTTANLAEKLQKVGEELRFVLITSKAVVKIVENAPADTLATEVEGLWLTVAPAEGDKCDRCWHVTEDIGQDEQHPELCGRCISNVEGEGEVRQFA, from the coding sequence ATGAGTGATTATAAACAAACCCTAAATTTGCCTGCCACTTCTTTTGCGATGAAAGGAAACATGGCAAATCGTGAACCGAACATGCTGAAAGAGTGGGCCGAAAAAGATTTGTACGGTAAAATTCGTGCCGCTAAAAAAGGCAAAAAGTCATTTATTTTACATGATGGACCACCGTACGCTAATGGTGATATTCATTTAGGTCACTCTGTTAATAAAATTCTGAAAGACATTATTGTCAAGTCAAAAACCTTATCAGATTTCAATGCGCCATACGTGCCAGGTTGGGATTGTCATGGTTTACCGATTGAACTGATGGTAGAGAAAAAAGTAGGTAAGCCCGGCAATAAAGTTTCTGCTAGTGTTTTTCGCGAAAAGTGTCGTGAATACGCCGCCAAACAAGTGAATGCTCAACGGGAAGATTTTAAACGTTTAGGTGTTTTTGCTGATTGGGATAATCCATACCGTACGATGGATTTTGATACTGAAGCTAATATTATTCGTTCATTAGGTAAAATTGCTGAAAATGGTCATTTACATCAAGGCTTTAAACCTGTGCATTGGTGTACAGATTGTGGTTCATCTTTAGCTGAAGCTGAAGTCGAATATCAAAATAAGCAATCTCCGGCCATCGACGTTAAGTTTACCGCTGTTGATCAAAGTATTGCTGATAAATTTGATCATCCTGAAGCTCATGAAGGTGAAGGTTTAGTTTCGGTTGTTATCTGGACGACTACGCCTTGGACATTACCCGCTAACCGTGCGGTTTCAGTAAATGCTGATGTAGAATATACCTTAGTACAATGTGAAACAGAGCAAGGAAAAGAGCGTCTGATCTTAGCGTCTGACTTAGTGACTTCTTGTATGGACCGCTTTGGTATTAATAAATACCACGCACTAGGTTTTTGTAAAGGTGCTGATTTAGAGTTAGCACAACTTAAGCATCCCTTTTATGACTTCACTGTCCCGGTTATTTTAGGTGAACATGTTACTACTGATTCAGGTACTGGTTGTGTGCATACAGCCCCTGGTCATGGTGTAGAAGATTTTGTTGTCGGTAAATTGTATAACTTAGAAGTGGCGAATCCTGTTGGCGCTAATGGCGTATATTTAGAAGATACACCTCTTTTTGCTGGTCAACATGTTTTTAAAGCCAATGCTAACGTTGTTGAAACCTTAAAAGAACATGGCACATTAGTACATCATCATGCTTTAGAGCATTCTTACCCGCATTGCTGGCGCCATAAAACACCATTGATTTTTCGTGCAACACCGCAATGGTTTATCAGCATGGATAATAAAGGTTTACGTGCAGATTCATTAAAAGAAATAGCTAAAACTGAATGGATCCCTGATTGGGGTCAACGTCGTATTGAGTCAATGGTTGAAGGCCGTCCTGATTGGTGTATTTCGCGCCAACGTACATGGGGTGTACCAATGGCTTTATTCATTCATCAAGATACCGGTGCTTTGCATCCAAAAAGTATTGAATTGATTGAAACTGTTGCAAAACGTGTTGAAGAGAAAGGTATTCAAGCATGGTTTGATTTAGACGCAGCAGAGCTGATTGGTGATGATGCTCAAGAATACGTTAAAGTACCTGATACGCTAGACGTTTGGTTTGACTCAGGCACAACACATTATTCTGTTATTAATGCCCGAGAAGAGTTTGATGGCATTGCTGACTTGTATCTTGAAGGTTCAGATCAACATCGTGGTTGGTTTATGTCTTCAATGATTTCTTCTGTGGCGATGAATGGCAAAGCGCCATACAAGGAAGTGTTAACACATGGCTTTGTTGTTGACGCTAAAGGCCACAAAATGTCTAAATCTTTAGGCAACGTAATTACGCCAAAAGAAATCACTAACACTTTAGGTGCTGATATTCTTCGCTTATGGACAGCGTCGGTGAATTACACGCAAGAAATTACGGCGGGTGATGAAATATTTAAACGTCAAGCTGATGCTTACCGTCGTATTCGTAACACTTCACGCTTTTTATTATCAAACTTGAATGGTTTTGACCCAAAAACAGATTCAATTGCTTTTGATGATATGGTTGCGCTTGATCGCTGGGCGGTAGATAAAGCTGCGCAATTACAAGCAGAAATTATTGCCGCATACGATGAATATGAATTTCACGTAGTAGTACATAAATTGATGAATTTTTGTACTACAGAACTAGGTGGCTTTTATTTAGATATCATAAAAGATCGCCAGTACACCGCGAAAGAAGACAGTGTTGCACGTCGTTCTTGTCAAACAGCGATGTATTTAATTGCAGAAGCAATGACCCGTTGGATGGCGCCTATATTGTCATTTACCGCACAAGAAATTTGGCAAGCATTGCCAACACCATCAGGTGAACCTCGTGAAGAGTTTGTTTTTACTGGTGTTTGGTTTGACGGTTTGCCAAAAACATCAACTACCAGTGCTTTCAATAATGATTATTGGAACGAGCTTTTATTAGTGCGTACAGAAGTCAATAAAGCATTAGAAAATGCCCGTAAAGAAAAGCAAGTAGGTAAAACGCTTGAAGCTGCTGTGACATTATACACCACTGCAAATCTTGCTGAGAAGCTACAGAAAGTAGGTGAAGAGTTACGTTTTGTACTTATTACTTCTAAAGCGGTAGTTAAAATTGTTGAAAATGCACCAGCAGATACTTTAGCCACTGAAGTTGAAGGTTTATGGTTAACGGTTGCGCCTGCTGAAGGCGACAAGTGTGACCGCTGTTGGCATGTAACTGAAGACATTGGTCAGGATGAACAGCACCCAGAACTTTGTGGTCGTTGTATCAGCAATGTTGAAGGTGAAGGCGAAGTTCGTCAATTTGCATAA